CCTGGGAGATGAACTGGGCGAGGTTGTCGACCAGTCGGCCCTTCTCGTCCTGCGACATCAGCCGGTAGAGATTGCCCGCCTGCACGAAGTCGTCGTCCTCGGCGTGGCCGGGCGCTTCGCTGTTGCCCGTGGTCCCGGTGACGGGAACGGGCTGCCACAGCGGCCTGTCCGTCTGGAACGGGCCGCCGAAGCTGTTCGGCTCGTAGTTCTTGGCGCCCTTGTGACGGCCGTCGTACAGGAAGCCGTCACGGCTGTTCGTCCGCGCCTCGGTGGCGTGCGGACGGTTCACCGGCAGGTGGTCGGCGTTGATGCCGACGCGGTAGCGGTGGGCGTCGCCGTACGCGAACAGACGGCCCTGGAGCATCTTGTCGGGCGACGGGCCGATGCCGGGCACGAAGTGCGCCGGGCTGAAGATCGACTGCTCGACCTCGGCGAAGATGTTCTCCGGGTTGCGGTTGAGCTCCAGCTTGCCGATCTCGACGGGCGGGTAGTCCTCGTGCGGCCAGACCTTGGTCAGGTCGAACGGGTTGAAGCGGTAGCCGGCCGCGTCCGCCGCGGGCATGACCTGGATCTGCACGGTCCAGGAGGGGAAGTCGCCGCGCTCGATGGACTCGCGGAGGTCGCGCTGGTGGCTGTCGGGGTCGACGCCGGAGAGCCGGTTCGCCTCGTCGGTGGTGAGGTTCTTGATGCCCTGGTCGGTCTTGAAGTGGTACTTGACCCAGAAGACCTCGCCGGCCTCGTTGTTCCACTGGTAGGTGTGCGAGCCGTACCCGTTCATGTGGCGCAGCGTGGCCGGGATGCCCCGGTCACCGAAGAGCCAGGTCACCTGGTGCGTCGACTCGGGGCTCAGCCCCCAGAAGTCCCATACGTTGTCGGCCTCCTGGCTGCCGGTGTACGGGTCGCGCTTCTGGGTGTGGATGAAGTCGGGGAACTTGATGGCGTCCTTGATGAAGAACACCGGGGTGTTGTTGCCGACGAGGTCGTAATTGCCCTCCTCGGTGTAGAACTTCAGCGCGAAGCCGCGCGGGTCGCGCACCGCGTCGGCCGAGCCGAGGTTCCCGGCGACGGTGGAGAACCGCAGGAAGGTCTCGGTCCGCTTGCCGACCTCGGAGAGGAACTTGGCCCGCGTCCATTGCGACACGTCGCGGGTCAGCGTGAAGGTGCCGTACGCGCCGGCGCCGCGGGCGTGCACGATGCGCTCCGGGATGCGCTCGCGGTTGAAGTGGGCGAGCTTCTCGAGAAGAGCCTGGTCCTGAACCAGAACGGGACCACCGACGCCGGCCGTCTCGCTGTTCTGGTTGTCGGCCACCGGCGCGCCGGCCTCCGTAGTAAGCGGTCCCTGCGTCACGTGCGCCTCCTGGTCGTTCCCGCTGAACCTGTCGCCCGGCGGTTGCCTGTCACGATCCTACGATGGACTTTGTCTAAGTCAAGCAGGAGTCCAACTCCACACTCGTTCAGGATCTGGGCGTCTTCACTGTTAAGCTGATCCTCATGAGTGACCTGTTGGAACGACTTCGCGAACGCGGCTGGCGGATGACCGCCCAGCGCCGTGTGGTGGCCGAGGTCCTCGACGGGGACCACGTACACCTCACGGCGGACGAGGTGCACGCTCGGGCCGTCGCCCGGCTGCCCGAGATCTCCAGGGCGACCGTGTACAACACCCTCGGCGAGATGGTGACGCTCGGAGAGGTCATCGAGGTCTCCACGGACCGCCGCGCCAAGCGGTACGACCCGAACGCCCACCGGCCCCACCACCACCTGGTCTGCGCGCAGTGCGGCACGATCCGCGACGTGCACCCGGTGGGTGACCCGCTGGCCGACCTCCCCACGACGGAGCGCTTCGGTTTCGCGATCTCGGACGTGGAAGTGACCTACCGGGGCACCTGCCCCAACTGCGCGCGGGCCTGAGCCCGTTGGGCACCCGCCACGGGGGCTGAGCGCCCCGTCCGCTCCGGCACACGACGAAGGCCCGGATCCTGTATCGGATCCGGGCCTTCGTCCTTCTTCAGTAGCGGGGACAGGATTTGAACCTGCGACCTCTGGGTTATGAGCCCAGCGAGCTACCGAGCTGCTCCACCCCGCGTCGGTGAACTCGACATTACGTCACCCCGTCGACCAGCGCAAATCCCTTTCCGGGGCGGACGGACGGCGGTCGCCCGACGGCGACCGCCGCTCACGCGGTCAGTTCCTGATGCAGCGCCTCGCGCAGCCGCGCGGCCCGCTCCGCCACCTCGGACGGCCCCAACTCGACGGCGCGGGCGCACCAGCGCTGCCCCTCGGCCAGCTCCCCACGCCGGGCCGCGAGCAGCGCGAGCCGCAGCGCGGCGCGACCGTGGCCCGCCTGCGCGGCGCGCGACCACCACAGCGCCGCCTCGCGCTCACTGCCCTCGCGGGCCAGCAACAGCCCCAGGTTGAAGGCGCCGTTGCGGCTGCCCGCCTCCGCCGCCTCCCGGTACCAGC
This window of the Streptomyces niveus genome carries:
- a CDS encoding Fur family transcriptional regulator, with the protein product MSDLLERLRERGWRMTAQRRVVAEVLDGDHVHLTADEVHARAVARLPEISRATVYNTLGEMVTLGEVIEVSTDRRAKRYDPNAHRPHHHLVCAQCGTIRDVHPVGDPLADLPTTERFGFAISDVEVTYRGTCPNCARA
- a CDS encoding catalase, with the translated sequence MTQGPLTTEAGAPVADNQNSETAGVGGPVLVQDQALLEKLAHFNRERIPERIVHARGAGAYGTFTLTRDVSQWTRAKFLSEVGKRTETFLRFSTVAGNLGSADAVRDPRGFALKFYTEEGNYDLVGNNTPVFFIKDAIKFPDFIHTQKRDPYTGSQEADNVWDFWGLSPESTHQVTWLFGDRGIPATLRHMNGYGSHTYQWNNEAGEVFWVKYHFKTDQGIKNLTTDEANRLSGVDPDSHQRDLRESIERGDFPSWTVQIQVMPAADAAGYRFNPFDLTKVWPHEDYPPVEIGKLELNRNPENIFAEVEQSIFSPAHFVPGIGPSPDKMLQGRLFAYGDAHRYRVGINADHLPVNRPHATEARTNSRDGFLYDGRHKGAKNYEPNSFGGPFQTDRPLWQPVPVTGTTGNSEAPGHAEDDDFVQAGNLYRLMSQDEKGRLVDNLAQFISQVSRDDIAERAVDNFRRADGDFGKRLDAAVQALRG